Proteins co-encoded in one Ziziphus jujuba cultivar Dongzao chromosome 9, ASM3175591v1 genomic window:
- the LOC125424325 gene encoding serine carboxypeptidase-like 4, whose translation MPLNFFNFIGFPLSYLLLLFLQAALLSNGSIVKTLPGFPGVLPFKLETGYVRVEESELFYYFVESQGQAPFDPFILYPNGGPSCSGLNDCHYQAGPLVFNIADYTGGLLALS comes from the exons ATGCCATTGAATTTCTTCAACTTCATTGGCTTCCCACTAAGTTATCTACTTCTGCTATTCTTACAAGCAGCGCTACTTTCTAATGGGTCAATCGTGAAGACTCTTCCGGGTTTCCCCGGTGTTCTACCTTTTAAGCTTGAAACAGg ATATGTTAGAGTGGAGGAGTCTGAACTTTTCTATTACTTCGTTGAATCACAAGGCCAAGCTCCATTTGATCCATTTATACTCTATCCTAATGGTGGACCTAGTTGTTCTGGCTTAAATGACTGTCACTACCAAGCTG GTCCATTAGTTTTCAATATAGCTGATTACACAGGGGGTTTACTGGCTTTGTCCTGA